The following proteins are encoded in a genomic region of Pyrus communis chromosome 11, drPyrComm1.1, whole genome shotgun sequence:
- the LOC137708199 gene encoding ATP-dependent 6-phosphofructokinase 6-like, whose amino-acid sequence MAISDNCEPKMATGPCGYVLEDVPHLVDYIPDLPTYPNPLQDNPSYSVVKQYFVNVDDTVAQKVVVQKDGPRGTHFRRSGPRQKVYFEASDVHACIVTCGGICPGLNTVIREIVCGLNHMYGVKRILGIEGGYRGFYARNTIPLTPLVVNDIHKRGGTILGTSRDGRNTSKIVDSIQYRGINQVYVLGGDGTQKGASAIFEEIRRRGLKVAVAGIPNTIDNDIPVIDKSFGFDTAVEEAQRAINAAHVEAESFENGIGFVKLMGRYSGFIAMYATLASRDVDCCLIPESPFYLEGPGGLYEYIERILKENGHMVIVIAEGAGQELLPESMNQRDASGNKLLQNVGLWLSQNIRDHFSKRRKMTINLKYIDPTYMICAIPSNASDNVYCTLLAHSAIHGAMAGYTGFAVGPVNGRHAYIPFHRVTERQNKVVITDRMWARLLSSTNQPSFLELKEVEAKKKEETKEETKAQLIVGENHTKATSASRPKE is encoded by the exons ACGTATCCCAATCCATTACAAGACAATCCCTCCTATTCGGTTGTTAA GCAGTATTTTGTCAATGTGGATGATACCGTTGCCCAAAAG GTTGTTGTCCAAAAGGATGGTCCAAGGGGGACGCACTTTCGACGCTCTGGACCACGTCAGAAG GTGTATTTTGAGGCAAGTGATGTGCATGCATGTATCGTGACATGTGGTGGTATATGTCCAGGACTGAATACAGTTATTAGAGAAATAGTATGCGGGCTGAACCACATGTATGGTGTCAAAAGAATTCTCGGAATAGAG GGTGGATACAGAGGGTTTTATGCCAGAAATACAATCCCTTTAACGCCACTGGTTGTGAATGACATCCATAAACGAGGTGGCACCATCCTTGGGACATCACGAGATGGCCGCAATACCTCAAAGATTGTGGACAGCATCCAGTACAGAGGAATTAATCAG GTTTATGTACTTGGAGGAGATGGAACACAGAAAGGAGCTTCGGCGATTTTTGAG GAAATCAGGAGGCGTGGCCTCAAAGTAGCGGTGGCAGGAATTCCAAATACTATTGACAATGACATCCCG GTTATAGACAAATCTTTTGGTTTCGACACTGCTGTTGAGGAGGCTCAGCGAGCCATTAATGCAGCCCATGTTGAAGCGGAAAGCTTTGAGAATGGTATTGGCTTCGTCAAGTTAATGGGCCGCTATAGTG GATTCATAGCAATGTATGCTACTCTTGCTAGCCGAGACGTAGACTGTTGTCTGATTCCAGAATCGCCTTTCTATCTGGAAGGACCAGGTGGACTTTATGAATATATTGAAAGAATACTGAAGGAGAATGGTCACATGGTTATAGTAATAGCCGAAGGTGCAGGACAAGAGCTTCTTCCTGAAAGCATGAACCAGCGGGATGCTTCCGGAAATAAGCTTCTGCAAAATGTTGGTCTGTGGTTATCGCAAAATATTAGG GATCATTTCTCGAAGCGGAGAAAGATGACTATAAATCTCAAATATATAG ATCCCACTTACATGATCTGTGCGATTCCAAGCAATGCATCTGATAATGTATATTGCACACTCCTTGCTCACAGTGCCATTCATGGTGCGATGGCTGGATACACGGGATTCGCTGTCGGCCCTGTTAACGGAAGGCATGCTTACATTCCGTTTCAT CGGGTGACCGAGAGGCAGAACAAGGTTGTGATCACTGATAGAATGTGGGCACGGTTATTGTCATCAACCAATCAGCCAAGCTTCTTGGAACTCAAAGAGGTCGAAgcaaagaagaaagaggaaacaaaagaggaaacaaaagCCCAACTGATAGTTGGGGAAAACCATACTAAAGCGACTTCAGCGTCTAGACCGAAGGAATAG